CCGACGCGGCGGAGATGGTGAACCAGATCGCACCATTCGGTCGGACCGCGCTGAACGATGCCAGCCCGGAAGTGCGTCGCGCCGTAGAGCGCACCCTTGGCGAACTCATCAGCGAAACCCGCAGCTTCGAGCAGCACTCCTTGTTTGTGGAGCTCTCCGTCGCCCGATAAGTGCGTTCAACCCGCCGTCTAGGGCGAAAACGGTCAGCGGTGCTTACCAGCTGGTGTTGCTCAAAGCACGGACAGTGCCACGAAAAGGGGTCTCGCCGCTGAGTTCAACGGGACCACAGGTCTTCAGGCCGAGATCCCGGACCGAAGCCGAAGGACTCGGCCATCGCAATCGCGTTAGGAAAGTTCGCGGCGAGCGCGTCCGGTCCGTGGGCATCGCTACCGAAGGACACCGCGCGCCCGCCCTCCTCCGCCCACCACTGCGGAATCCACGCCTCCAGGCGCCGAGTGTTCATCTCCAACGCGCGCCCGGAGCGCGCGATCGCTCGCATCGCCGCCCTAAAGCCTTCCTCGAACTGGCGGGGGTTGAAGGGCCCGGCGACGGCGATCGGCCACGAGCGCACGGCATAGTCGATGTGGGTGAACACCTCGAACGTGTCCGACTCCGCGACCATTCGCGGGATCTCCTCCAGATACGCCCACATGACCTCATCCGCTGGCCGGTAGCGGTACAACGTCGTTGGCTCCGTGCACTCGCCGTCTTCGAACGGGAGCATGTGGAGCGATCCGTTGACGCGGTCGATCGCGCCACTGGATAGCAATGAGGCAGCTCGCGCGTCCCACAGGTGCGGCTGCCCGAACTCGACACCGGTGAGTATGCGAAGTTCAGGGTAGTCGTGACGGCACCGGTCAATCGCTTCGAGGTACCCGTCGGCATCGAAGGGCGGAAGTATCACGCGGCCGGTGGAATCCACGTACTTCTGCGCGTGCTCCCCGATGTCGCCTTCACCGACCCGCCAGTCGTCCGCGAAGTCAAGGTGCTCAGTGAACACGATCGCCGGCAGTCCAATCCGAATCGCCCGTTCACAGGTTCGAGCCATCGAGCCTTGCGACGCCGGATCCGATGCGTAGTCCCACGACCACTCGCTGTGGACGTGAGCGTCGGCCGTGAGCGTGGTCATCGCACCATCCGTAGTTCAACGAGGTTCGGTTCCGATGGATCGATGAACTCCGTGCCATCGACCACGAACCCGTTGCGCTGGTAAAACGCGATCGCTCGATGATTGCCACGAAGGACCCAAAGTTGCGCCGGATGGTCGCCGAGTACCGCGTCGAGCATCAATTGACCGAGGCCGCTGCCGTGGGCACCTACCAGCATGTAGATCGAGAACAAGTGCAGCGATCGAACGGGTGGGAACCCATGCTCGGCGTCAGGTCCGCGCGCCTCGCCAGAGTTCGCGAAGCCCACCAGAACTCCAGCATGTTCCGCGACCACCATGCGCCCCGGACGCGGATCAATGGATAGGTAACTAGTCCAAAACTGCTCACGTTTGCGAAAAACTTCCTCAGAGAACTGACGAGCTTCGAGCACGCCCGAGTAGGTCTCCCGCCATGCGTCGACGTGCACCCGAGCAATTTTCTCGGCATCAGAAGCCACCGCGTCGCGCACCCGGTGGCTATTCACGCTACCCATCACACGAGGCTACTGGGCGTGTTTGCTGCGGGATCGGATATCTGTCCCGCTGGGCGTGTGGCGTCGTGTCATGCCGGTTCTCCCATCTGGGCGAGCTGGGTTGCACCCGTCAGCTCCTCGACGTAGTTGTTCCTGCCATCACAAAGACCACATCGGCCTGTTTGCCTGTGTCGCTAGCATTCTGGAGTGACCCGTCGAAAATCGGCACTACTTACCGGTGCGGGGCGAGCGTCGAGCATCGCCCATGGAATCGCGAAGACGCTCGCCGACGACGGTTGGAATCTTGCTCTCACCACCTGGTCGCCGTATGACCTCGGAGCGGACTTCGGTGGCGGCGCGAGCGACGTCGACGAGCTCGAAGCGAGCCTGACTAGAGCGGGCGCACTCGTCGTGCGCATTGAAGCGGACCTCAGCGACCCGGCGGCACCGGCGGAAGTTGTTGCCCGCGCCGCCCGAGCCCTCGACGGTCTAGACGCCCTCGTCCTCTCCCACTCCCACAGCGTGGACTCATCAATCCTCGATACCAGTCTGGAAAGCTTTGATAGACACTTCGCCGTCAACTCTCGCGCAGCATGGTTGCTCATCAAAGCTTTCGCAGAACTCGGGCAAGAGTGGGGGCGCATTGTCGCTCTCACAAGCGATGCCGTGGTTCACAACGTTCCCTACGGCGCGAGCAAAGGTGCTTTGGACCGCATTATTCTCGCGGCTGCCGGAGAGCTCGGTTCACAGGGAATCACTGCCAATCTCATCAATCCGGGCCCGATCGACACGGGCTGGATGACAGACGACATCCGTGCTGCCTTGACGGATCGGCAGCCCACGGGCCGCCTTGGCAGCCCGGCCGACACCGCCAACCTCGTCCGATTCCTGCTCTCCGACGAAGGCGGCTGGGTGACAGGGCAACTGCTAAAGAGCGATGGCGGCTTCTCAATTTGACTGCGACGACCCTGCGAGAGAGTAGTAGGTTCGCGGAACCCCGGGCTCGAGCGCACGTCACACGCTGGAAGGCTCTGGCCTTGCAAGGGCGAGCACGCGCATCGTTGTGTCTGGTTCCTCACTGGTTCGATCACTGCCCTCGCAACGCCTTTGTTCGAGAACTTGGGCCGCGGAGCACGACCACTCAGGGTTGAGTGTTCAACTGAAGGATCAGCGCCTTCTCGTTCTCGGTCAGATCAGACAGTGCGAGCACGTCTTGTAGCACCCCCGACTTCCCGGCGATATAGGTCGTGATGTCCATATCGGGGACGCGGGACAACGCTGTTTTCACCGCGCCGTACCTGTCGCGCAGATCGGATCGCTGGCGGAGCACTTCCCGGACTGCCAAGTGGTTCCGGAGATGCAGTGTTCCCTCCACGCAGATATAGACGTTTCGACGCGGTTGGCTGTCGGGCGCATCCATTGCTTCTCGATCTGTAATGCCCAGGTCGCCACGGTGCACGTAGCCGGCTTGAGCGAGTGCTGCGATCGCCAGGCCAACGTGTTGCCGCTCCACGACGATATCGATGTCGAGGACGGGCTTTGCCGCTAGCCCGGGTACAGCTGTGGAGCCCACGTGTTCGATCGACAAAAAGGGAACCGCTTCGAGGGCTCGTTGCAGTTCGTTTGCAACGGCCCCGAACTGGGCGGGCCAATCCACGGAGTAGGGCACGACGTCAACCGACACGGCGGAATTGTTGCACAACGAGGGTCAGTCAGCGTGGACAGACGAGCTCAAATGCTCGCCAGATGCTTTGAAGGGTAGTGACGACGCACTGCATCCCGAGAACGACGCCGCCGGTCAAGCCTCTGCCCTCGGTGGCACTTGGGGAGGTGCGGGTCGTGGGGTGGATGGCCGTGATGGGGCGCGGCGCATGATCGCCGCAACGATACGGATCACAAGGGATTCACGATCATCCAGCGCTTCGCATGGCTGTGAGCATTGTGGCCCCAAATTGGGGCAGCCTTCGAGAATTGAGGGTGGCTAAGCTGTGCCCATGCCCGGCGTGCTGGAACTGCGTTTAGGCGTCACGCGAGGCGCGTTGGCACCTCGCGCCTACACGTCTGCCGTCAACGAGATCACCCTGAGTCTGGAAGAGCTCGATCGTGTCGTGGAGCCGGACCCGAAGTCTCGAGTCGCTTGGTTCGTTGAGCGGACCGATTGGTACGAAAGCGGACCGACGATCCAGCTAAGGCCTGATTTGCAGGGAGCGCATCGCTCCACGGAAGACCTTTACCGTCCGGGTCGCGCGTTACTCGCCGGGATCACGAGCCTGCATACCTCACCGAAGATCCCCGACGACTTCAGCGAGCGCACCGTCAAGCGAATGGCGGAGGTTGGTGCGCTGACACATCGACATGCTTCCGGCATTCAGACGATCGAGGTCGCCGAACTCGACCACGACAACACTTCTACTCGAATCGATGAGCGTGTTGACAACAACGCCAAACTTGCCGTCGCGCAAGCGTCCCTGGCGTATGGCTCCGTTGTGGGCAAACTCGACGTGATCAGTGCCCGCACCGCCAGGACGCGTATCGGGCTTGTGACGGGCTACGGGCCACCGGTCACATGCATGGTCGACAAGATTGACCCCGAGGTTTACTTGCATCTGTTCAACAGCAAAGTTCTCGTCGCAGGAATTCTGAAGCGGAACGTCAGTGGGCAGATCATCCGCATAGAGGCGGATTCGCTCGAACTGCAACAGCTGCCGAGCAGCGTTGACGTAGAGGCCCTTCGAGGTGCGCTCCCGAATCCGTCGGGCATGAGCGTTGCGGAGTACTTGGAGTGGCAACGTGGCCGTTGATAACACTCCGCGCGTATACGCCGATGCCGACGTTTTCCTGCACGTGTTGCTCAACCAGGAGCATGCTGACATTTGCGCCGCTGTCCTCGAGGCGGCCAAGCGTAAGGACATCCGCCTCGTGGCTTCGCGGCTTCTGATGGTCGAAGTAGGCGGTCACGGGTACCTCGCCGACAGTTCTGAACGCCCGGGCATTGAACGAGCCAACGCGCTGATAGCGGACTACCTCGACCTTGTCGACACCGAGTGGGTCGAACTTGATCTCATAACGGCTCGTGAAGCGCAGCAGCTCGCCTGGGACTACAAACTCCGATCAAGCGACGCAGTTCATCTAGCAACCGCACTGCGACGAAACGTGAACTACTTCATGTCTTACGACGAGAAGTTCCCTTTCGGTACCACCATCGGCCGAACGACAGTGCTTCGGCCCGCGGTCGTATGGCAGCCCACACTCGAAGATGGGCTGGTCGCGTAGCGCGTAGCGTATGGGGGCATCATCGGCCGACGATGCCGATTTGACGGTCCGGTGTCGATGGGCGAACTCGAGTACGGGGCGACTTGACTTCGCAGCCACCCT
The sequence above is a segment of the Microcella humidisoli genome. Coding sequences within it:
- a CDS encoding PHP domain-containing protein encodes the protein MTTLTADAHVHSEWSWDYASDPASQGSMARTCERAIRIGLPAIVFTEHLDFADDWRVGEGDIGEHAQKYVDSTGRVILPPFDADGYLEAIDRCRHDYPELRILTGVEFGQPHLWDARAASLLSSGAIDRVNGSLHMLPFEDGECTEPTTLYRYRPADEVMWAYLEEIPRMVAESDTFEVFTHIDYAVRSWPIAVAGPFNPRQFEEGFRAAMRAIARSGRALEMNTRRLEAWIPQWWAEEGGRAVSFGSDAHGPDALAANFPNAIAMAESFGFGPGSRPEDLWSR
- a CDS encoding GNAT family N-acetyltransferase, with translation MGSVNSHRVRDAVASDAEKIARVHVDAWRETYSGVLEARQFSEEVFRKREQFWTSYLSIDPRPGRMVVAEHAGVLVGFANSGEARGPDAEHGFPPVRSLHLFSIYMLVGAHGSGLGQLMLDAVLGDHPAQLWVLRGNHRAIAFYQRNGFVVDGTEFIDPSEPNLVELRMVR
- a CDS encoding SDR family oxidoreductase; amino-acid sequence: MTRRKSALLTGAGRASSIAHGIAKTLADDGWNLALTTWSPYDLGADFGGGASDVDELEASLTRAGALVVRIEADLSDPAAPAEVVARAARALDGLDALVLSHSHSVDSSILDTSLESFDRHFAVNSRAAWLLIKAFAELGQEWGRIVALTSDAVVHNVPYGASKGALDRIILAAAGELGSQGITANLINPGPIDTGWMTDDIRAALTDRQPTGRLGSPADTANLVRFLLSDEGGWVTGQLLKSDGGFSI
- a CDS encoding GrpB family protein, with protein sequence MSVDVVPYSVDWPAQFGAVANELQRALEAVPFLSIEHVGSTAVPGLAAKPVLDIDIVVERQHVGLAIAALAQAGYVHRGDLGITDREAMDAPDSQPRRNVYICVEGTLHLRNHLAVREVLRQRSDLRDRYGAVKTALSRVPDMDITTYIAGKSGVLQDVLALSDLTENEKALILQLNTQP
- a CDS encoding type II toxin-antitoxin system VapC family toxin, coding for MAVDNTPRVYADADVFLHVLLNQEHADICAAVLEAAKRKDIRLVASRLLMVEVGGHGYLADSSERPGIERANALIADYLDLVDTEWVELDLITAREAQQLAWDYKLRSSDAVHLATALRRNVNYFMSYDEKFPFGTTIGRTTVLRPAVVWQPTLEDGLVA